The Hippopotamus amphibius kiboko isolate mHipAmp2 chromosome 16, mHipAmp2.hap2, whole genome shotgun sequence genomic interval TGTGCTGTGGGACCTCAGATAGACACTTACACTTTCAGGACCTCATCTTtgttacctgtaaaatgggcatgaatACTGTTCCCCATGACGTAGGTTTGTAAGTATGAAGGGACGTGAGTGTATGACACTTTTAACCTAGAGCTGACACAGGGTACTTGCTCCGTAAATAATATCTGTTATTGTTCTATTCAAAGTATGGTATAAGGTTTCTATTCCTCTCATCCCACCTCTAGCAAGGGGAAGAGAGtctgttctgtttcttcttcctctcctatcCACTttgccccttcctttctccctgtccACCATTCCCCATCCTTATCTTTGCCCCTCCCCTAACcctgcccaggcccctcccccccgtttgccccacccaccagccccgCCCTGGCACAGCCCTGGCTCAGCGGGGCAGGAAGCTCAGGGTGTAGTTTGGTGGGATGGTGGCAAAGCCCACGTGTTTGGGGGACACGTCGATGTCCTGGGGTGACTGTGTGGACTTGAGGTGGAAGTTCTGCAGGATGGtggtgaggaagagaaagagctcCATTCTAGCCAGGCCTTCTCCGAAACAGTACCGCTTTCCTGAAGGAACAGGGTGGGAGGCATGGGGGGTGAGGCTTGTTCTAATTGCTGCCCTGACGCGACTACCTACAGACCCCCAGTTGCATTATTATAGAGAGGGGAGACTGGAATATCAAGGCCTGAGAGACTTTCAGAGAAGTTGCGactcctctctgagcctgttttctgagaacatggggtggggggagccaaaCCGGCTGTAGGATGGGAACTTTAGGTCACCCTTCCCCCCAGATAGATTCTCCAATATGGCTGTCGTGCTGTCATTGGCTTTCTAGGAATCTGAAGAATAtaagtgaccttggacaaatctcTGACTCACTCTTGGGCGTTGATTCCCCCATCTCTGAAATGGGCACATTCATCCCTTTTCTTTTGCCTGGTAGTTATGGGGGTTACAGCTGGTTGTCTCCAGTGTATATAGTAACAGGGACTTGCCAGTTGGAGAAAGATACTAGGTTACACCTGAGAGATGAAGGAAGTCCCCGTTGGTGTTGGCTTTGGCAGTGTCTCTTACCGATGGAGAAGGGCACAAAAGCATCACTCTTCTTAAACTGCCCCTGCTCATCCAGGAAGTGCTGGGGGTTGAAATCTCGGGGGTTGGAGAAGAACTTGGGGTCTCTCAGCACAGAGCCCAGCATAGGGAACACTTCGGTGCCCTggttgggaggaggcaggggactTTGATAAGGTGGGGTGTGGGATGGGTGTGCTGAAAGCACATAGGTGTGGAGGGGGAATTTGGGTGTCCTAGGGGAAGGGAAGTGGGAGGCATGGGTGTTGGGGTCCTCCGAGGGAGGTATTTTGGGGGAGATGAGATTCATGTATCTGAGACAGGAAGATTGGCAGACATGGGGTTCATGTCCCGTGAGCAGGGAAGTGTGAGGAACATGGTCTCAGTGTCTCCTGGGGCAGAAGGTTTCAGAGACATGTGGTTCATGTCTCCCAAGGCAGGAGGTAGCGGAGATGGGGTGGTCATGTTGCCTGAGTCAGGAATTTTGGGGGACATAGGGTTCATATTCCCTGAGGCAAGAGGTCTGGAGAGATCTGGAATTCAGGTGTCTCTAAGGGGAAGGTgaaggggctcagtagttgggtaAGTCTTTTAGGGAGTTGGATAGGGGCTGGGAAGTTTCTAAGGGGAACGGGGTGCAGGGTCACAGGGAGCAGGTTGGGGATCCTTGTAGGCTGGGTGGGGCAGCACCTTGGGCAGGAAGAAGTCTCGAAACTTGGTATCCTTTGTGACTCTGCGGGCCAGGCTCATGGGAATCACATCTCCATATCTCTGGATCTCATGTATCACGGCCTCTGTGTAGGGCATCTTGACTCGGTCCTCGAACTTGGGCTGCCGGTTCTTGCCAATCACGCGGTCAACCTCCTCATGGATTttggctgagggaggaggggaactTGCTTAGCTCCTGCGAGGACTCAGGGCAGGGGTGATCGTCCAAATATGTACAACATGCATGACATCCACGTGTGACGTGGAGGTAGACCATTCAGGCCATAGGCACTGTTGGTGCAGGGTCTGGTTCACCTGGTCCTGCCAACATCATAGGGGAGGTGCAAGGGAAGAGGCTTAGGGATGGTCTGGAGGAGCAGATGGTGGGCGTGTGGTCAGTTCAGCCAAGGAAGTATACACCAATCAGTTCAGGTATTTTTGATATTGTAACAGCTATTGAAACTGGGCTGGTGCCTCTCAGCCGAGTATCACCTTGTCTCTGGATAGCAGGACGTGTCTGAGGGTCTAGGGACCTGGGAGCAGTGGGACCATGGCAGCGGGCTCATAGGAATTCTGAGGGTCTGTggctctcccccgccccccagccttaCCCTCCACATCTGGATGCTTCATGAGCAGCAGGAAGCCCCATCTCAGGGTCGTGCTGATGGTCTCGGTGCCCGCAATGAAGAGGTTCAGTGTGGTCTGCAGCAGGTTCTTCAAGTGGAACTCAGTGTTGGGATTCTTCTTCTCCTGCGTGGAGAGAGGGCTTCAGGCTTAGGCTGAAGGGGTTTTCCCCTTGGATCTGCCTCTTTTAGATCCAGACCAAAGGTTGGAAGAGGGActctatttctttgccttttctttcttcttttctttttcttttcctctctctttcttaccCTCCACCGGCACAGTATGCAGAacgtcctggaccagggatggaagccaaGCTGCCTGCAGGGGGAGCATGGAGTCAAAATCACTGGACCACCTGGCATGTCCAAGGGACTCTCTTTCCTTCAGGCTGTCTCTGGGCCTGCAGCCTTTGCCCAGGATGCAGGCTTTGCCCCAAAGTGCCCTCCTCACACTCTTTGCCAGCTGACGACCTGGACTTTAATGATCAGCTTAGTTGTCATTTTTTCATGGTAGGAATGTTTAGAAACAGAGGGATACAGAGAGACAGTGGCAGTGAGTGAGAAAGAGGGACAGAGATGGCATGACAGAATGAATCAGAGAGAGTTAGAGAGATACTTcatgagacacagatgtagaattTTCAGCAACAGCATCATATTCCTTCACTAAACATCTTGAAGCTTACCATGGAGAAATCCCTCCCTGGGTCTTTTCACCTTGAACCTCAGACCCCATACAGCCCCATCTGCTTTCATCATAGAAGGGAGACTGCCAcccagatgggggtggggacccTCCACTGTGGCATAGTAAAGTCAGGTCACCTGTCCATACAGGTGTATCTGATACCAGAGAATGAAAGGTAAGAGTGCATGGTGGTGAAAAGCACCAGCCTTAGAATGAGAGAGCAGGGTTTGAGCTAGGGTCCTCTCTTCctcgctgtgtgacctcagacaggGTACGTATACTCCTGGGCCCAAGTTTCCTATGTGTTAAATTTGGAGTCATGATAGAGAGCCTAGTCCAATTGCTGTCTTGGGTGCTGAATAGGTGGATACCGTAAAGCACTTAaagtagtgcctggcacatggcagtgTTGTAGAAATGCTTGCTCTTATGAGTCGTACTCACAAGTCCTGCCCGTGGGCAAACGGGCTCAACAGATGGACCAGTGATGGTTAATTATAATTGAGATTGTGAGGATGATTAGGATGGGGGATGATTTCAAGGGGCCTCtgttctcccccaccccagcctgcttTCCGTCTGCCTGGCTGGGACCTCTGCATACTGGCTGTCGGGGTATACCTCCTGCATGCGGATGAGGAAGGAGTCGATGAAGTCCCTCGGGGAGTTGGGATCCAGCGTGCGTTGGTTCTGTGCCACCTTCTTGGCTACGAAGTCCTCGAGGCCTTGCAGCTCCTTAAATGCCTGTTGCTGTGGCCCTGGCAGGTGTTTCATCACTGAGTTGAACATCTCATAgagctgagggtggggagagaaagaagggaagggcaggACCGGTGTCAGTGCTCAGGACCCGATGGGAGTGGGACCTGTCTCAGGGCGAGGAAGGCAGTGGGTTAAAGGCACCTGCCCAACTCTGTAGGTATTTCAATGCAGCTGGATGGGAATAGATATCTAAGTTTTCACATGAGTTGTGTGAGGGCTCCTGTCCAAGGATTAAAATGAGATGGACTGAAACACACATCCAGGAATCAGATATGCAGGTGATGCTGGATTGGAGCACACATCTGGTGTTCATATTCAGGTGATGATGGGTTGGGAGATAGCTGCTCAGGTGTTTAGCTGTTTAGTTGGGACTGGTATGGGGAGGTCAGCTGTCTAGGTGTTCAGGCATTGCTGTGGTGTCAGTTGGAAACAGCTGTCCAGTTATTAGGGCATCTGAACTGGGGGCTTCTGTAACAATGTTAAGGTATTAAAGTGGCGCTGGTGTGCAGGTGTGTAAATGGTGAGATACCTGTTCAGGTGTTCAAATATTCAAATGGGCCAATAGAGGGCACTACTGTAGGTGTTTGAATGAGCTGGATTTGAGGACACTTAATTGTGTGTCTGGGGAACAATCTATCCAGGCATTTATGTGTTTAGTTGTCTTGGGAGGGGTACCTGTCTATATGTTGAGATATTTAAGTGATCTGGGTAGGGGGCACTGTCTAGATATTCCAGCGGGCTGCTTCGGCACAGCTGTGTAGATAACCAGTGATTTTGGTGGGCTGAATTTTGCAGCACCAGGTGTTCAGGTAGTCAGGAAGTGGGCGGACATGATCACTTGTCCAGCTGTTAAGGAACTGAGATGGAAAAATGGTATGTCTTAAAAGGGAGCATCTGTAAGCTATTAAAGTaagctgggggcttcctaggtggcgccgtggttaagaatccgcctgccaatgcagaggtcatgggttcgatcccagctccaggaagatcccacatgccgtggagcaactaagcccatgtgccaaaaaaaaaaaaaaaaaaaaaagtaagctggGATGAGGACCCCTCCCTGGTGAGGAAGCTGAGTTGAGGACATGTATCTTTCCTGCGGtgtctattgtttatttttttcttattcttttttttttctttttttggtggtgggAGCATCTTTTGAGATATCCAGGCATCCTTGGAGACTAGGTATTGGGCACCTGTCCCTGGTTCTGATGCAAGTGTTCAGCTGTCTGAGAGTAGGGCTGGTTTTGAGGGGACTCTGTGTGGAGGAGGATGGGAGTTTGGGGCACGTGTCTCCTGTGGGGGAGCAGTTGGCAGGCTGAGGTAGGGCAGTGGTGGAGCTAGGCTGGGACGGGGTTACCTGCCCGGTAGACGTAGCTGTGAACTGGAAGCTTCCCAGCATCATCTGCAGCAGTGACAGGAACTCTTTGTCCTCGTAGTCAAAGCGGTCCCCGAAGACGATGGAGCTGATGACATTGGAGACGGTTCGACTCAGGAAAAACGTGGGATCTATGAAGGCAcctggggattggggtggggttgTGGAGACAGGGATTTGGGGGAGAGTCAGCCAGGCGGTGTGATGCCAGTCTGTGAATCTGAGGAGGGCACGGAAATGCTAAGCCAAACTTCCAGCCTCGGACTCCAGAGCTGGGAGTCTGGACGTCTTCCCCCAACCTAGCCATCTTTTGGGGCCAGAACGTGTGTGTCGAGtcaggtgttttccttctccctctcacaCACTCCAGGGTCCCCCACTCACCGCGCGTGCCCCTGAAGGCCTGGATGAGGAAGCCCGCCTCCTCCTGGATGCGCTCCTCGATGCCGCGCTTGCCCACGCCGAAGTCCCGCAGCGTGGTGATGGAGAAGCGCCTGAGCTGCTTGGCGCGCTCCCCGTTGCTGAACGCCACGCCTGCGGAGGGCGGGtaggagtgggggagggcagagaagagCGGGGCAGGTTAAGGCCAGAGCCTGGGCTCCCtgagaggaagggggaggtgggCCTAAAGAGAGCAAGTGGGAGaagagcggggaggggaggggagggcgggacagagggttggaggagacaaggaagggggtgggaagggagggcgggtgagaaacagacaaacagagatagacagacagagacagacagagagagacatacCGCAGAGAGAGATATAAACTCAGAGAGacgcagaaagagagagataccGAGTTGGAAGAAGAGGATGAGAAGGAGAGAGGCGAGAGAGATACcggagaacagagagagagactcccaggaagagaaagagaggagggaaggaggggaagtgaGAAAGGAGAAGCTCTGGGAGGCGGTTCTAATAATCGCGAAGATTCTACTAGTTGTGAAGGTGAAAAGAGAAACatagggagagagaaacagagagggtccgggaggaggagaggctgttaccagcagatggaggcatggggattttgaaggagaaataatGTGAAAATCTAATGCTCGGAAAGACGGgaaagagggcaggagagagaaacCTGGGGAAGTCCAGaaactgaaaaggagaaaaagacaaaaaggcatatagagggacttccctggtgtcaccgTGCATAAGACTTTtggctcccaacgcagggggcctgagttGGATCCCTGcccagagaactagatcccacatgcatgccataactgggagtttgcatgctgcaacgaaggagcctgggtgctgcaacgaaggagcctgtgtgcagcaactaaggagctggtgagccacaaataaggagcctgcccgccacaactaacacccagaacaagcaaatacatacatacatacatacatacatacatattttaaaaagaggcatATGGAGATAGAGGCCCAGGTTTCCAAAACAGACATGCCAAGAGCTTCTAAGAGATACAGAGAAGGAAGGGACATCTCGTGAAAGAGAACAGGGAGatggggcagagagaggcagggagaaatgCAAATGCAGGAGCAGAGGGGGCTCACCAGCAAACAGGAGTGGGGACAGAGAACACCAGGAAGTCAGCAGAAGAAGGTTGAGGACACTGAAGCCATCAAGTCTGCCTGACCACATGCCCCTGCGTCCTGACCCTCAGTCCCCCTCACCATAGCCTTTGAAGAGCCACGTGAAGGTAGCTTGCACTCCTCGCCCACTGAATTCCTCAGCCTGGTCTAGCAGGGCCTCCTTCACAGCGTCATATCCACACAGCACCACGATCCGCCGGGGCCCCAGGTGCACGGTGAACACAGGGCCGTAGCGCTCGCGCATCTGATGGAGGTGAGTGGGAGTGGTTAGAGGGAGCGGCCCCTACCCTGAACTGGCCCTGTTCTTAGACCTCGCATACTGGGATGCATTTCCCTATAGATTCTGACGCTCAAGGAGCTGGACATCCCAAGTAGTGGACTCTTCAgaattctcctttcctttcctaagACTCTGGTCCAACATTATCATTCCCTGGCCAGACTGGACAGGCCATCACCCTCATCCCTTTCCACCCATTTCCCTGCCTTGGGACACCTTCATGAGGGAGTTGCAAATCTGCTCGGTGTTCAGCTGCAGATAGTTCCCGATGAAGGGCAAAGGGGTGGGTCCAGGAGGCAGTTTCCCCTGGAGCTTCCTCTGCCGCCAGACAGACATCAAGACCATTGCAGTCAGGCAGGCCAGCAAAGCCACAAGAAGCAGCCCTGAGGCCAGCATGGTGGCACTGGGAGTGATGGTCAGCTGGTGATGTTTGGGGTGGTTTGCTTTTATACTACCTGGGAGAGAAGGGCAGACTTTGGTCGTGATTACATAATTGTCTCATTTCACCTCCCAACTACACCCCCGGCTATGGTCCCTGCCTAGCTTGGGACACAGtgagcaaggaagggagggggaccTCAAGGCAAATTACCAGGGAGTGGGCCCCAAATTGAAATTTGTTGTTCCCTCAGGAGGGACTACTGTAGGGCTGCGGCGTTTGGGGGGGCAGTAGATAATTTCCAGAATTGAAGATTTGGGGATTTTTGCTTGGGGGAGCCCATGAGCTTTGTTTGGGATCTGAGAGTGAGAGGAACACCAAAGTGGTGGATTTTGGGGTCTTGGGAGAGAAGAATTCAAAAATCTGTATATGGTGTATCAGAACGTGACAGGATGTGTGGCTGTGGATTTGGGGGTCTTTTTGTGAGGCCGGTTGTAGGTTGAAGGGTCTCATGGTGGGGGCAGATTCCAGGGAATGGATGTGAGTGTCTTGAGGTGAGAAAGGACCCCGGGCTGTGGATGTGGGGCTCCTCCGAGGAACGTTCTTCGGGATCACAG includes:
- the LOC130838728 gene encoding cytochrome P450 2A13-like isoform X2, which gives rise to MLASGLLLVALLACLTAMVLMSVWRQRKLQGKLPPGPTPLPFIGNYLQLNTEQICNSLMKMRERYGPVFTVHLGPRRIVVLCGYDAVKEALLDQAEEFSGRGVQATFTWLFKGYGVAFSNGERAKQLRRFSITTLRDFGVGKRGIEERIQEEAGFLIQAFRGTRGAFIDPTFFLSRTVSNVISSIVFGDRFDYEDKEFLSLLQMMLGSFQFTATSTGQLYEMFNSVMKHLPGPQQQAFKELQGLEDFVAKKVAQNQRTLDPNSPRDFIDSFLIRMQEEKKNPNTEFHLKNLLQTTLNLFIAGTETISTTLRWGFLLLMKHPDVEAKIHEEVDRVIGKNRQPKFEDRVKMPYTEAVIHEIQRYGDVIPMSLARRVTKDTKFRDFFLPKGTEVFPMLGSVLRDPKFFSNPRDFNPQHFLDEQGQFKKSDAFVPFSIGKRYCFGEGLARMELFLFLTTILQNFHLKSTQSPQDIDVSPKHVGFATIPPNYTLSFLPR
- the LOC130838728 gene encoding cytochrome P450 2A13-like isoform X1 encodes the protein MLASGLLLVALLACLTAMVLMSVWRQRKLQGKLPPGPTPLPFIGNYLQLNTEQICNSLMKMRERYGPVFTVHLGPRRIVVLCGYDAVKEALLDQAEEFSGRGVQATFTWLFKGYGVAFSNGERAKQLRRFSITTLRDFGVGKRGIEERIQEEAGFLIQAFRGTRGAFIDPTFFLSRTVSNVISSIVFGDRFDYEDKEFLSLLQMMLGSFQFTATSTGQLYEMFNSVMKHLPGPQQQAFKELQGLEDFVAKKVAQNQRTLDPNSPRDFIDSFLIRMQEAAWLPSLVQDVLHTVPVEGKKERGKEKEKKKEKEKKNPNTEFHLKNLLQTTLNLFIAGTETISTTLRWGFLLLMKHPDVEAKIHEEVDRVIGKNRQPKFEDRVKMPYTEAVIHEIQRYGDVIPMSLARRVTKDTKFRDFFLPKGTEVFPMLGSVLRDPKFFSNPRDFNPQHFLDEQGQFKKSDAFVPFSIGKRYCFGEGLARMELFLFLTTILQNFHLKSTQSPQDIDVSPKHVGFATIPPNYTLSFLPR